The DNA sequence TCAAGGCGAACCTCTCCGCCGGCCTGCTCTACAGCACGCCGACCTGGAACACCGGCTTCACCCAGGGCCAGTTCGCCACGGTCACCTGCCCGGCCTGGATGATGACCAAGATCAAGGACCAGGCCCCGGACACCGCGGGCAAGTGGGACGTCGCGACCGTGCCCGGCGGGGGCGGCAACTGGGGCGGCTCGTACCTGACCGTGCCGAAGTCGGGCAAGCACACCAAGGAAGCCGCCGAGCTCGCCGCCTGGCTGACCGCGCCCGAGCAGCAGGCGAAGGTCTTCACCAGCAAGGGCCTGCTGCCCTCGACGCCGTCGCTCTACGACGACCCGAAGATCACCGGCTACACCAACCCGTTCTTCAACAACGCTCCCGTCGGCAAGGTGTTCACCGACGCGGCGAAGAAGCTGAACCCGCAGTACCAGGGCCCCAAGGCCGGGGACGTCCAGACCGAGTTCGGCAACGCGATGCAGCGCGTCGAGCAGGGCAAGCAGGACGGCGCGGCGGCGTGGCAGCAGCTGGTCGGTGACGTGGCGAAGCTGAAGTAATGGCACTCACCCTGGCCGACCGGCGGCACAAGTGGGACGTCAAGCTGTCGCCGTTCGGCTTCATCAGCCCGTACTTCCTGATCTTCGGCGTCTTCGGGTTGTTCCCGCTGCTGTACACGGCGTTCGTGTCGCTGCAGAAGCGGAACCTGCTCGACGCCGAAGGCGCGCAGTTCATCGGGTTCGGCAACTACGAGCAGCTGCTGTTCCACGACCCGTACTTCTGGAACGCGATGGGGAACACGGTCAGCCTGTGGCTGCTGACCACGATCCCGCAGATCCTGTTCGCGCTCGGCATCGCGCACCTGCTCAACCGGCGCCTGCGCGGGCGGACGCTGTTCCGGATGGGCATGATCCTGCCGAACATCACCTCGGTGGCGGCGGTGACGATCATCTTCGCGCAGCTGTTCGGCCGGGACTTCGGCCTGGTGAACTGGGTGCTGAGCTGGTTCGGCGCCGGCCAGGTCGACTGGCAGGCCGGCACGGCCAGCTCCCACACCGCCATCGCGGCGATGGTGGTGTGGCGCTGGACCGGCTACCACGCGCTGATCTTCCTGGCGTCGATGCAGGCGATCCCGTCGGCCATGTACGAAGCCGCGACGCTCGACGGCGCCCGCGGGTGGCAGCAGTTCTGGCGGATCACCGTGCCGCTGCTGCGGCCGCAGATCATCTTCTCCACGGTGATCGCGACGACCGGGAACATGCGGCTGCTCGCCGAACCGCTGCTGTTCAACCCCGGTACGGCGGCCGCCACCGGCGGCTCGGACCGGCAGTTCCAGACCGCCGCGCTCTACCTCTACGAGCAGGGCTTCACCAAGTACGACTTCGGCTAC is a window from the Amycolatopsis sp. cg9 genome containing:
- a CDS encoding carbohydrate ABC transporter permease, which codes for MALTLADRRHKWDVKLSPFGFISPYFLIFGVFGLFPLLYTAFVSLQKRNLLDAEGAQFIGFGNYEQLLFHDPYFWNAMGNTVSLWLLTTIPQILFALGIAHLLNRRLRGRTLFRMGMILPNITSVAAVTIIFAQLFGRDFGLVNWVLSWFGAGQVDWQAGTASSHTAIAAMVVWRWTGYHALIFLASMQAIPSAMYEAATLDGARGWQQFWRITVPLLRPQIIFSTVIATTGNMRLLAEPLLFNPGTAAATGGSDRQFQTAALYLYEQGFTKYDFGYSSAIALILAVATMLVAGVSYLVTRRIQTD